CCCTGTTGCAGCGCATCCTGTTTCTCGAGGGCCTGCCAGACATGACGCCGGCGCCCTTCACGTTCGGGCAGAGCGTGCCGGAGGCCCTCAAGCTCGATCTGGCGCTGGAGTACGAAGTGCGCGCGGCCCTGAGCAAGGGGATCGAGCTGTGCGAGCGCCACCAGGACTACCAGACACGCGACATCCTCCTCGCGCAGCTGAAGGATACCGAAGAGGACCACGCCTACTGGCTGGAGATCCAGTTGCAGCTGATCGACAAGCTGGGCCTGGAGAAGTACCTGCAGGCGCAGCTCTAGCCGCCACGGCAGGTAAGAAAAAGCCCCGGATTGCCGGGGCTTTTTCGTGGTGCTGAGGCGCGCCGGGTCAGCTGGTGACGCCAGCGGCGGCGGGCAGGCGATCGCGCTGCAGCAGGGGGCGGAGGAAGTGGCCGGTGTGTGACTGGGCCATTTCCGCGACCTCTTCCGGGGTGCCGCAGGCGATGATCTGGCCACCTTTCGAGCCGCCCTCGGGACCGAGGTCTACCAGCCAGTCGGCGGTCTTGATCACGTCCAGATTGTGCTCGATCACCACCACGGTGTTGCCGTGGTCGCGCAGGCGGTGGAGCACGTCGAGCAGCTGCTGGATGTCGGCGAAGTGCAGGCCGGTGGTCGGCTCGTCGAGGATGTACAAAGTCTTGCCGGTGTCGCGCTTGGACAGCTCTCGGCTCAGCTTGACCCGCTGCGCCTCGCCGCCGGACAGGGTCGTCGCGCTCTGCCCCAGCTTGATGTAGGACAGGCCGACGTCCATCAGGGTCTGCAGCTTGCGTGCAATCGCCGGGACCGCGTCGAAGAAGCCGCGGGCCTCCTCGATGGTCATGTCGAGCACCTCGGTGATGCTCTTGCCCTTGTACTTCACTTCCAGGGTCTCGCGGTTGTAGCGCTTGCCCTTGCACACGTCGCAGGGCACGTAGATGTCCGGCAGGAAGTGCATCTCCACCTTGATCACGCCGTCGCCCTGGCAGGCCTCGCAGCGCCCGCCCTTGACGTTGAAGCTGAAGCGGCCCGGACCATAACCGCGCGAGCGCGACTCCGGCACGCCGGCGAACAGCTCGCGGATCGGAGTGAACAGGCCGGTGTAGGTGGCCGGGTTGGAGCGCGGGGTGCGGCCGATCGGGCTCTGGTCGATGTCGACCACCTTGTCCAGGTGCTGCAGGCCGTCGAAGCTGTCGTGGGCGGCGGCTTCCAGGGTGGTGGCGCCGTTCAGCGCGGTGGCCGCGAGGGGGAACAGGGTGTTGTTGATCAGGGTCGACTTGCCCGAGCCGGACACCCCGGTGACGCAGGTCAGCAGACCGACCGGTAGCTCCAGGTCGACGTTGCGCAGGTTGTTGCCGCGGGCGCCCTTGAGCTTGAGCAGCTTCTTGCGGTCGATGGGCGTGCGGGTCTCCGGGTAGCGGATGCGCACCCGGCCGGAGAGGTACTTGCCGGTCAGCGAGTCCGGGTGGTTCATCACCTCGTCCGGGGTGCCCTCGGCGACGATGCGGCCGCCGTGCAC
The genomic region above belongs to Pseudomonas benzenivorans and contains:
- the bfr gene encoding bacterioferritin — encoded protein: MKGQVEVIDYLKVLLKGELAARDQYFIHSRLYADWGFDKLFVRINHEMEEETQHADALLQRILFLEGLPDMTPAPFTFGQSVPEALKLDLALEYEVRAALSKGIELCERHQDYQTRDILLAQLKDTEEDHAYWLEIQLQLIDKLGLEKYLQAQL